A genome region from Vulpes lagopus strain Blue_001 chromosome 7, ASM1834538v1, whole genome shotgun sequence includes the following:
- the CHMP5 gene encoding charged multivesicular body protein 5, whose protein sequence is MNRFFGKAKPKAPPPSLTDCIGTVDSRAESIDKKISRLDAELVKYKDQIKKMREGPAKNMVKQKALRVLKQKRMYEQQRDNLAQQSFNMEQANYTIQSLKDTKTTVDAMKLGVKEMKKAYKQVKIDQIEDLQDQLEDMMEDANEIQEALSRSYGTPELDEDDLEAELDALGDELLADEDSSYLDEAASAPAIPEGVPTDTKNKDGVLVDEFGLPQIPAS, encoded by the exons ATGAACCGATTCTTCGGAAAAGCGAAACCCAAGGCTCCGCCGCCCAGCCTGACTGACTGCATTGGCACG GTGGACAGCAGGGCAGAATCCATTGACAAGAAGATTTCTCGACTGGATGCTGAGCTCGTGAAGTATAAGGACCAGATCAAGAAGATGAGAGAGGGTCCAGCCAAG AATATGGTCAAACAGAAAGCCTTGAGAGTTTTAAAGCAAAAGCGGAT GTATGAGCAGCAGCGGGACAATCTTGCCCAACAGTCATTTAACATGGAACAAGCCAATTACACCATCCAGTCATTGAAGGACACCAAGACCACG GTTGATGCTATGAAACTGGGagtaaaggaaatgaagaaagcatATAAACAAGTGAAAATTGACCAGATTGAG GACTTACAAGACCAACTAGAAGATATGATGGAAGATGCCAATGAAATCCAAGAAGCGCTGAGCCGTAGTTATGGCACCCCAGAATTAGATGAAGATGACCTAGAAGCAG AGTTGGATGCACTGGGTGATGAGCTTCTGGCTGACGAAGACAGTTCTTACTTGGATGAAGCAGCATCTGCACCTGCAATTCCAGAAGGCGTTCCCACTGACACAAAGAATAAG GATGGAGTCCTGGTGGATGAATTCGGATTGCCACAGATCCCTGCTTCATAG